The genomic stretch caataaggagttcgatatgaaggatctgggagctgcttccaagattcttggaattgacattcgaagagatagaaaaaagtcgaagttatgcctatctcaagaggcatatctacggaagattcttgaaaagtttggtatgtcgaattcgaagccagttgtgactccaacaaaccctcaattcaagctgagtattgatcattgtcccagtactgatgtcgaaagagcctatatgaatagcatcccatatgctaatatagtcggttctttgatgtatgctatggtctgtactagacccgacatagcatacgcagtaagtcttgtaagcatgtacatggcgaatcctggaaaggctcactggcaagcattgaagtggattttaaggtacataaatgagtctctgaatagagtcctaatttatggtggagccttgggtgaagatagtaaagcaataatagaaggatatgtcgactctgattatgcaggttgtatggattccagaaaatctatttctggatatgttttcactatgtttggcactgcaattagttggaaagcaacacttcagaaggttgttgctctatcaaccactgaagcggagtatattgccctaactgaagctgtgaaagaagcattgtggcttgaaggttttgcgaaggagctgaaacttcaaggtcgaggtatcactgttaaatgtgatagtcaaagtgcaatacacctgtctaagaattcagcctatcatgagcgaactaagcacattgatgtgaggctgcatttcgtcagaggagtaatcgagcgtggagaagtccaagtgctgaaggtttcgactgaagacaatgctgctgatatgatcaccaagacattgccgagttgcaagttttcccactgtatgcagttgataaagctgcatgaagaaagctagtttgttccttgacgttgtagagttaggtccaaggtggagatttgtgagatattggatcgaactctagtattgtcgaagggtagcttcttggttcgacagttcgacagagttaagcatgaagtcgaaggattgttcacatgctggtgtcgaagcgtgcatgctgtagtcgaagatgggtctagcatgcagatgtcgaagatgctagggttgttagcatgttaaattaggttttagtgtttaaaccctaatttgttaagttagcttgtttattaagttggcttgtgtaatgggccttgctgaaaaaacccattagttagtatgttaggttttattataaatagcatactagtctctcatcattgctaatctgcaaatcctaatttagggtgagagagattatttgttattcttgtaaacttataatcttgttctaagagaaagtgaaaggatagcagttataaccaattcttgtgttcttcttatcctctctaattccctattatactttgttattggtatcgtttttcacaacaagtaCAATGAAACTTGCATTCTTCTCCTTATCCCATAAAATCAGGGACCTCACTAACAAAATCATAGCTTAACATcaattcctctctctctctctctctcctattTTGTGtgtgttattgttgttattgttttcgttttcgttgttgttgttttcgttgttgttgtcgttgttgttgtcgtgGTCGTGGTCGGTCGTTGTCGTGTCGTTGTCGTTGTTTTCGTTATCGTTGTCGTTGTCGTTTTTGTTTTCATTGTGGTTGtggttttcttatttttttcgtaTTCGTTGTCATTgccgttgttgttgtttttggtgttgttgttgtcatTGTCATTGGTGTTGTCGTTTTCGTTTTCGTTGTCGTGGTTGTTGTCGTTGTCCTTTTCGTTGTCGTTTTCGTTGTCGTTGTTGTCATTGTCGTTTTTGTTGTCGCTGTTGTTCTTGtcgttgttgttatttttgttttcattgttgttgttgttgtcattgTCGTTGTCGTTGTCGTCgtcgtcgttgttgttgttatgactTAGCAATGTTTTTAAAGTTATATGTTATTATGATTGAGAGTGAGATtgagattttttgtttttttgtgttgttcaaaatgttatatgttgttgttttAGTTGTTAATTTGTTGTTGTGATTTAGCACAGTTTTTAATGTTATATGTTGGTGCGATTGAGAGTGAGATTgagattgtttttatgtttttgtgtTGTTAAGAATGATGTTGTTTTAGTTGTTAATTTGTTGTTGTGACTTAAtaatgttttgtttttaaaaatgatACTTATGAAGTTTTTGTACATAGCAAATTTTTCATTCGAGTTGCATGATTTTACAagaatttgatttaaattttagaaaatatcgTAGTTGCATGAAAGCTAATAGATTAAGTTGAATGGATGggaaatgagttatttaatttctttaattcATGGAAAGAAAACTTTTCAACGACATCAAAtcttttattgtccttgtgttacatgcagtgatatcaTAAAAATTGAGAAGAAAGTAATATTCGATCACCTATGTTGTGATGGAATTAGTTAAcattaaacaatatataaatgTGGCATGGTTAAGTGGATAAATATAAAATTGTGACGTCACATAGACATGAAAATACATGCATGATGTAATTATTGCATATTATACCAggaaaaaaaactatattaatgCCCGAATTGTGGGGAGTCACATTACAAGGGGGAGAAGGAAAAATTGgactaatatttttaaattttataaatttttcacCTATGAATATCATCGTTTCTATTATATAACATCAAAAAATGTAACTTATTCGTAAAATGGAGAGgtcacaattttattttttattatatcatTCCAGCAATacaatgaagaaaaaaaacattcaaCTCATAAAAAAGATACAAATAAAGCACCAACAACAAACAAACCcacaaaaagataaaaaataaaaataaaaaatcaatcatTAAAGAAAGCACGATAGAGCCTAGCAACAAAGACCACCATTGGCAGAAATTGAAACAGAAACATTCAAGAACATCAAAAACAACATGAGATTCCAAGAGACTTTAGTTCAATACTCAATGTATCTTTTAGTGACTTtgatctttaagccatgtttcaTGCGTAGCTTAAAAGAAGTCCTTGGAGTTACTGCGTGAGATTCCACAACTTGTATGTGAAACTTCCATAACATAGTAGCTGCAACCATTTTCATTTGAATAAGGCTAATACCTTTTCCAATACAACTTCTTGGACCTGCATTGAATGCTATGAACTTGTAAGATGGTACATGTATAATCTGTCCTTTTTCTGATATCCATCTCTCTGGCTTAAATTCCATGCAGTCATCTCCCCATATTTGTTCCATCCTTCCCATTGCATACAAAGAATATATTACCTTTGTATTTGCACTAACATGGTCTCCACTAGGTAGTATATCAGCTTTTATTGCACACTTGTGCTCAAATGATACAGGTGGATAAAGCCTTAAGGCTTCACATATAGCTCCGTGAAGGTAAACTAGCTTACCAAGCTCTTCCATACTCAAATTTGCGATGAAATTCTCCTCTTGTACTAAATAGTTATCTTTGATCTCTTTAACAATTTTAGCTTCCACAATAGGATGAGTTGAAACAAGCCAAAAGAACCAACTGAGACCTGAACTAATTGTTCCACTTCCCGCACTCAAGAGATCAAGTGCAGTGTCTCTAAGATAATACTTCTCAAACATTTCACCCTTTTCCAATCCTTGCCTAATTATTTCTTTTAGTAAGCAAGAATCACTTTCATCAATATCTTCATCACTGCGTCTCAATCTTCTGTTCTCTTCAACACCTTTACAACGATCTATACATTTGTACAAGAATTGGTGAAGATTTTGTTGAGCTaccttgttcttcttctcttgacCAATTTGTAGCCATTTTTGTAGCTTCCACAAATATTTTGGAATACAGTGTCTGAACAATATCGTATCCTCAAGCACAGAAAAAGCTTTTACATGAGAAACATCTGAAAATCCATTGAAGTCGTAAGGAAGAGAATTTGGATCAAATCCAAATAAAAAGGTACATGCGGTGTCAAAGGTGAACCTCTCAAAAATATCTTGTAAATCAATTACCTGTACACCTTTATATGCATGCTCAAGAAATGGTAATAGGCAATACTCTAGCTTCTTTTGAATGTTATTTTGATGAAAAATCTCAAAGCTTTTCCTTTTTAGCAATGAGTGAAGTAGTTCCCTCTCTTGTTTCCATTCATTGGATTCCAAATTAAAAATACCAACGCCGAAATACTCAAACATCTCACGGAAATCAGATCCTTTCCCATAGTTGCTGAAATTCTTGCTGGTGATGTACTGCACATTCATGGGATCACAAGTGAGGATAATGTTGGCCATGTTTGTGAACCAAGGTCCTTTAAAATGAAAAGTGTTTCCACAATGTTTGCAACCTAAGGTCATAAAATCATGAATATCGGATAGATTAAGTAAAACTGATGGCAGCATGCCAATGATTGGCCAATTTGGTATGAAAACATTTTTGTTGCGTTTCCATATATTGTAGAATATGATGAAGAGTGTTAGGTTCATGACATTTAAGTGGCATGTTGAAAAGAACAATTAGTTATTAAGTTGTAATTTTAAGATATTACTtgaaatatatattgtttagattcGTATAAGTTTGAATAAATTATCTTTTATAGTACAAAGGCATAATTGATTGAGTAATGATGGTTCAACGAATGgaaaaacagaaagaaaaaaataccaatatatatatatatatatatatatatatatatatatatatatatatatatatatatatcatcatgTTTAATTATAATCCTATAAAATCTCAATAAAAAACTTCCCACCAAAATTCTACTTATAACTTCATTATTAATAATGTCACATTTTCTCCATTATAACTATTTCATTAATTGttcttccaagaagaaattttagtTTACATATTGTCCATCTAGATGATCTCTTTCCCCTTCCTTCTCCATTTTTCATTagattgttcttttttttttttcatagtatccatattcaattttattatttttgtttgtttgtttttt from Vicia villosa cultivar HV-30 ecotype Madison, WI linkage group LG4, Vvil1.0, whole genome shotgun sequence encodes the following:
- the LOC131598188 gene encoding alkane hydroxylase MAH1-like encodes the protein MMIYIYIYIYIYIFFIIFYNIWKRNKNVFIPNWPIIGMLPSVLLNLSDIHDFMTLGCKHCGNTFHFKGPWFTNMANIILTCDPMNVQYITSKNFSNYGKGSDFREMFEYFGVGIFNLESNEWKQERELLHSLLKRKSFEIFHQNNIQKKLEYCLLPFLEHAYKGVQVIDLQDIFERFTFDTACTFLFGFDPNSLPYDFNGFSDVSHVKAFSVLEDTILFRHCIPKYLWKLQKWLQIGQEKKNKVAQQNLHQFLYKCIDRCKGVEENRRLRRSDEDIDESDSCLLKEIIRQGLEKGEMFEKYYLRDTALDLLSAGSGTISSGLSWFFWLVSTHPIVEAKIVKEIKDNYLVQEENFIANLSMEELGKLVYLHGAICEALRLYPPVSFEHKCAIKADILPSGDHVSANTKVIYSLYAMGRMEQIWGDDCMEFKPERWISEKGQIIHVPSYKFIAFNAGPRSCIGKGISLIQMKMVAATMLWKFHIQVVESHAVTPRTSFKLRMKHGLKIKVTKRYIEY